One genomic segment of Paraburkholderia hospita includes these proteins:
- a CDS encoding MFS transporter: MQSAVVGVVRSASRFRWTVCALLFFATVINYMDRQILGLLAPVLQHEIGWTQVQYGRIVIAFSAFYAIGLLGFGRIVDWLGTRISYAAAMLVWSIAAMLHAAVGSVTGFAMVRALLGIGEGGNFPSAIKTTAEWFPRRERALATGIFNSGANIGAVFAPAIIPPIAVLYGWRAAFIIIGAIGIVWLAVWLVVYRPADRSDQEEADDTGDDADALDARNANAPAPGWGQLIRKRETWAFLIGKFLTDPVWWFYLFWLPKWLNESRGMDMQHIGLPLVVIYAITTVGSIGGGWISSTLLRKGWTVNAARKTAMLICACCVLPIAFVSQVDNLWVAVGIVGLAAAAHQGWSANLFTTASDLFPRRALGAVVGIGGMAGSVGGVLFSEVIGQVLQRTGHYWVLFAIGALAYLIALVVMHLLTPRMTPAKLDA; the protein is encoded by the coding sequence ATGCAATCTGCCGTCGTCGGCGTCGTGCGATCTGCCAGCCGCTTCCGCTGGACCGTCTGCGCGCTGCTCTTCTTCGCGACCGTCATCAACTACATGGACCGGCAGATTCTCGGTCTGCTCGCCCCCGTGCTCCAGCACGAAATCGGCTGGACGCAGGTGCAGTACGGCCGCATCGTGATCGCCTTCTCCGCGTTCTATGCCATCGGCCTGCTGGGCTTCGGGCGCATCGTCGACTGGCTCGGCACGCGCATTTCCTACGCGGCCGCGATGCTGGTGTGGAGCATCGCCGCGATGCTGCACGCTGCCGTCGGCTCGGTGACGGGCTTCGCGATGGTGCGCGCGCTGCTCGGCATCGGCGAAGGCGGCAACTTCCCGTCCGCGATCAAGACCACGGCCGAGTGGTTTCCGCGCCGCGAGCGCGCGCTCGCAACGGGCATCTTCAACTCGGGCGCGAACATCGGCGCGGTGTTCGCTCCCGCGATCATTCCGCCCATCGCCGTGCTGTACGGCTGGCGCGCGGCGTTCATCATCATCGGCGCGATTGGCATCGTGTGGCTGGCAGTGTGGCTCGTCGTCTACCGCCCCGCCGACCGTAGCGACCAGGAGGAAGCGGACGATACGGGCGACGACGCCGACGCGCTCGACGCCCGCAATGCGAACGCCCCCGCGCCGGGCTGGGGCCAGTTGATCCGCAAACGCGAAACGTGGGCGTTCCTGATCGGCAAGTTCCTGACCGATCCCGTCTGGTGGTTCTACCTGTTCTGGCTGCCGAAGTGGCTCAACGAGTCGCGCGGCATGGACATGCAGCACATCGGCTTGCCGCTCGTCGTCATCTACGCGATCACGACGGTTGGCAGTATCGGCGGCGGCTGGATTTCGTCGACATTGCTGCGTAAGGGCTGGACCGTGAATGCCGCGCGCAAGACGGCGATGCTGATCTGCGCATGCTGCGTGCTGCCCATCGCGTTCGTGTCGCAAGTGGACAATCTGTGGGTTGCCGTCGGCATCGTCGGTCTCGCAGCGGCTGCGCACCAGGGCTGGTCGGCGAATCTGTTCACGACGGCATCCGACCTGTTCCCCCGCCGCGCGCTTGGCGCCGTGGTTGGTATCGGCGGGATGGCGGGCTCGGTCGGCGGCGTGCTGTTCTCCGAAGTGATCGGCCAGGTGCTGCAACGCACGGGCCACTACTGGGTGCTGTTCGCGATCGGCGCGCTCGCTTACCTCATCGCGCTCGTCGTCATGCACCTGCTGACGCCGCGCATGACGCCCGCGAAGCTCGATGCGTAA
- a CDS encoding oxidoreductase: protein MSNVTKQQFKRVWFITGASRGLGALIAEAALADGNAVVAAGRNATAIVERLGESPALLPVALDVTSEAQAKAAVDAAVEKFGRIDVLINNAGFGLLAAVEESSDADVRRMYDTNVFGLLNVTRAVLPVMRKQRSGHVINMSSIGGYRSGAGFGVYCSTKFAVEGITEALHAELKPLGIHATVVEPGYFRTDFLDGSSLIVGKDIIDDYDETSGNVRRFAVGMNHNQPGDPQKLATALVTLVDAQTPPLRLPLGTDTLKAIAEKNEYVTTETEAWKTLSASTDFPV from the coding sequence ATGAGCAACGTCACGAAACAACAGTTCAAGCGCGTCTGGTTCATCACGGGCGCTTCGCGCGGTCTGGGCGCGCTGATTGCCGAAGCGGCGCTGGCGGACGGTAATGCCGTCGTCGCTGCGGGCCGCAATGCCACCGCGATTGTCGAGCGGCTCGGCGAGTCGCCGGCCTTGCTGCCCGTCGCGCTCGACGTGACCAGCGAAGCGCAGGCGAAAGCGGCCGTCGATGCTGCCGTCGAGAAGTTCGGCCGGATCGACGTGCTGATCAACAATGCGGGCTTCGGCCTGCTGGCGGCGGTCGAGGAATCGAGCGACGCTGACGTGCGCCGCATGTACGACACCAACGTCTTTGGTCTGCTGAATGTGACGCGCGCCGTGCTGCCCGTTATGCGCAAGCAGCGCTCGGGGCATGTGATCAACATGTCGTCGATCGGCGGGTATCGCTCGGGGGCGGGCTTTGGCGTGTATTGCTCGACGAAGTTCGCTGTCGAAGGCATCACGGAAGCGCTGCATGCGGAGTTGAAGCCGCTCGGCATCCACGCGACTGTGGTTGAGCCGGGCTACTTCCGCACGGACTTCCTGGATGGGTCGTCGCTGATCGTCGGCAAGGACATCATCGACGACTACGATGAGACGTCGGGCAACGTGCGCCGCTTCGCGGTCGGCATGAATCACAACCAGCCCGGCGACCCGCAGAAGCTGGCGACCGCGCTCGTCACGCTCGTCGATGCGCAAACGCCGCCGCTGCGTCTTCCGCTCGGCACCGATACGCTGAAGGCAATCGCGGAGAAGAACGAATACGTGACGACGGAAACGGAAGCGTGGAAGACGCTGTCGGCGTCCACAGACTTCCCCGTCTAA
- the cynS gene encoding cyanase has product MTQSQTTPHAREALTETIIDAKTRKNLTFEAINEGTGLSVAYTTAALLGQHALPEKAAKLVAERLGLDDDAVRLLQTIPVRGSIPGGVPTDPTIYRFYEMVQVYGTTLKALVHEQFGDGIISAINFKLDIQKVPDPEGGERAIITLNGKYLPTKPF; this is encoded by the coding sequence ATGACCCAATCGCAAACCACCCCGCACGCACGCGAAGCCCTGACCGAAACCATCATCGACGCCAAGACGCGCAAGAACCTGACGTTCGAAGCGATCAACGAAGGCACGGGCCTGAGCGTCGCGTACACGACAGCCGCGCTGCTCGGCCAGCACGCACTGCCGGAGAAGGCGGCGAAACTGGTTGCCGAGCGTCTCGGACTCGACGACGACGCGGTCCGTCTGCTGCAGACCATCCCCGTGCGTGGCAGCATTCCCGGAGGCGTGCCGACCGATCCGACCATCTATCGCTTCTACGAAATGGTGCAGGTGTACGGCACGACGTTGAAGGCGCTGGTTCACGAGCAGTTCGGCGACGGCATCATCAGCGCGATCAACTTCAAGCTCGATATTCAGAAGGTGCCGGATCCTGAAGGCGGCGAGCGCGCAATCATCACGCTCAACGGCAAGTATCTGCCGACCAAGCCGTTCTGA
- a CDS encoding nuclear transport factor 2 family protein, whose amino-acid sequence MSSQQQEIRPPLPPFTLETATEKVRLAEDGWNSRDAAKVALAYSLDTKWRNRAEFANNRAEAQAFLERKWRKEFEYRLIKELWAFGGNRIAVRYAYEWRDDAGNWFRSYGNENWEFGEDGLMQRRFACINDMPIKESERKFHWPLGRRPDDHPSLSDLGL is encoded by the coding sequence ATGTCTTCGCAACAACAGGAAATCCGCCCGCCGCTTCCTCCGTTCACACTGGAAACGGCCACAGAGAAAGTGCGCCTCGCGGAAGACGGCTGGAACTCGCGCGATGCGGCGAAAGTCGCGCTTGCCTATTCGCTCGATACGAAGTGGCGCAACCGCGCGGAGTTCGCGAACAACCGCGCCGAGGCGCAGGCGTTTCTGGAGCGCAAATGGCGCAAGGAATTCGAGTATCGACTGATCAAGGAGTTGTGGGCGTTCGGTGGCAATCGGATCGCGGTGCGCTACGCGTATGAATGGCGCGATGACGCGGGCAACTGGTTTCGTTCGTATGGCAACGAGAACTGGGAGTTCGGCGAAGACGGTCTGATGCAACGCCGCTTTGCCTGCATCAACGACATGCCGATCAAGGAGTCGGAGCGCAAGTTCCATTGGCCTCTGGGCCGTCGTCCCGACGATCACCCCAGCTTGAGCGATCTCGGCCTTTGA
- a CDS encoding LysR family transcriptional regulator, translating to MNEVRAIFSIFVRAAAVGSLRKAAVDQGISPQAASHAVMQLEKSLGVRLFHRTTRKLSLTEEGQRLLQSVEPALATLSSAIDDARRAKDEVAGPLRVSAPMALGRAVLWPSVLEFAALYPDVQLDVRFDDHFTDLVSDRADVGFRGGSPPSGGTIARRLLPIQLIVCASPAYIERHGKPSTVDALDAHRCTGYRRANTGKQAPWEFLIGNEIVYRDVAATLCANDIDAETDAVLAGLAIGQLGSFSAVSHIRSKGLVPLLTQHMTQRESIYIYYRHRTEQPLRVRTFIDFMIERLADNKAFFLEPAELPA from the coding sequence ATGAACGAGGTCCGCGCCATTTTTTCGATCTTTGTCCGCGCCGCTGCCGTCGGCAGCCTGCGCAAGGCCGCCGTCGATCAGGGCATCTCACCTCAGGCGGCCAGTCACGCCGTGATGCAGCTGGAAAAGTCGCTCGGCGTGCGGCTGTTTCATCGGACCACGCGCAAGCTGAGCCTGACGGAGGAAGGACAGCGGCTGCTGCAAAGCGTCGAGCCGGCGCTCGCCACGCTGTCGTCGGCGATCGACGACGCGCGCCGCGCGAAAGACGAAGTCGCGGGCCCGCTGCGTGTGAGCGCGCCGATGGCGTTGGGCCGCGCGGTGTTGTGGCCGTCCGTCCTCGAATTCGCCGCGCTCTACCCCGACGTGCAACTGGACGTGCGCTTCGACGATCACTTCACCGATCTCGTCAGCGATCGCGCCGACGTGGGTTTTCGCGGCGGTTCGCCGCCATCGGGCGGCACGATTGCGCGGCGTCTGCTGCCCATCCAGTTGATCGTGTGCGCGTCGCCGGCGTATATCGAGCGTCACGGCAAGCCATCGACGGTCGATGCACTCGATGCGCATCGCTGCACGGGATACCGGCGCGCGAACACCGGCAAGCAGGCGCCGTGGGAATTTTTGATCGGCAATGAAATCGTCTATCGCGACGTCGCCGCGACGCTGTGCGCGAACGATATCGACGCGGAGACGGACGCGGTGCTGGCAGGTCTCGCAATCGGCCAGCTAGGCAGCTTCTCGGCCGTCTCGCATATTCGTAGCAAGGGGCTCGTGCCTTTGCTGACGCAGCACATGACGCAGCGCGAATCGATCTACATCTACTACCGGCATCGCACCGAACAGCCGCTACGCGTGAGGACTTTCATCGACTTCATGATCGAGCGGCTCGCGGATAACAAGGCCTTCTTTCTCGAGCCTGCGGAATTGCCCGCCTGA
- a CDS encoding M1 family metallopeptidase, whose product MRPYFRLKAQCLLLAATLALSACGGGDDGGLASSKSAQVGATAPAPQPALAAPESPIVADTSINKSVPPVELPDTVKPINYKLWFRPNPDLNAFDGRADVEIQVTKNINQIVIAGHRIKFVNGKTTLQPGNIQLIATPQDDGDFYQLRPVSGQIHPGNYSLHMEWSGIINFKTYDDPATKTGGSCGDDPYPGCSAAEGVFRVDLKSTDGTTSGAILTQGETNLARQWFPGWDEPAFRMTYEVSAEVPQNWRVVSNAAEKPSVNVDSGYKRVTFDKTPPMPQYLLFFGGGMFDTLEDDFTSPLKDGKNLHLRIFTPPGMRDWAVPAMQQTKQALDYYYRYTGIPLPLTKFDTIAANDAFKEQKDLNFGGMENWGAILEFADDILPPPGTPMSDYGVVVLTHEAAHQWFGDLVTLDWWDDVWMNESFATYFENKTKILFFPDRFSWVDEVKTKYAVMSRDLRNTSFPVQPNFNDWASNDFVLSASPFTYDKGGIVLKMLENYLGDGVMRRGLQSYLADYSLGNSTPKRLWDELAKVSGEPMVAIGDSFVRQTGVPLVSLDTQCDLTSNQTVVTLKQSPYPNQNLYPGIQWTVPLTLAYGEGLARRKTVALKDTQMQVRVNGCSAVVADPSGLDYYVTNYGDNAWSQLLAQSSALTDPVLLTNLQMEAKMLVNSGLANPSRATTIGSITPPVSAMARRQVLVTPQAETVRPTLRYQGKLKPRNKTE is encoded by the coding sequence ATGCGACCATATTTTCGGTTAAAGGCGCAGTGCCTGTTGCTGGCTGCGACACTGGCGTTGAGTGCATGTGGTGGTGGAGACGATGGAGGTCTGGCTTCGAGCAAGTCCGCCCAGGTGGGCGCGACGGCACCGGCGCCGCAACCTGCGCTCGCGGCGCCGGAGTCGCCCATCGTCGCCGATACGTCGATCAACAAATCGGTGCCGCCCGTCGAGTTGCCCGACACCGTGAAGCCGATCAACTACAAGCTGTGGTTCCGGCCTAACCCGGATCTGAACGCGTTCGACGGCCGCGCCGATGTCGAGATCCAGGTCACGAAGAACATCAATCAGATCGTCATTGCCGGGCATCGCATCAAGTTCGTCAACGGCAAGACGACACTGCAGCCGGGCAACATCCAGCTGATCGCGACGCCGCAGGACGACGGCGATTTCTATCAGCTGCGGCCCGTCAGCGGCCAGATTCATCCCGGCAACTATTCGCTGCATATGGAGTGGTCGGGCATCATCAACTTCAAGACCTACGACGATCCCGCCACGAAAACAGGCGGCAGTTGTGGCGACGATCCGTATCCCGGCTGCTCCGCGGCGGAAGGCGTATTCCGCGTCGATCTGAAGTCGACGGACGGCACGACGAGCGGCGCGATCCTCACGCAAGGCGAAACCAACCTTGCGCGCCAATGGTTCCCGGGCTGGGACGAGCCGGCTTTCCGGATGACGTATGAGGTGTCGGCGGAAGTACCGCAAAACTGGCGCGTCGTGTCGAATGCCGCGGAAAAGCCGTCCGTCAATGTGGATAGCGGCTACAAGCGAGTCACGTTCGACAAGACGCCGCCGATGCCGCAATACCTGCTGTTCTTCGGCGGCGGCATGTTCGACACGCTCGAAGACGACTTCACGAGCCCGTTGAAGGACGGCAAGAATCTGCATCTGCGGATCTTCACGCCGCCCGGCATGCGCGACTGGGCCGTGCCCGCGATGCAGCAGACCAAGCAGGCGCTCGACTATTACTATCGCTATACGGGCATCCCGTTGCCGCTGACGAAGTTCGACACGATCGCCGCGAATGATGCGTTCAAGGAGCAGAAGGATCTGAACTTTGGCGGGATGGAGAACTGGGGCGCCATTCTCGAATTCGCCGACGACATTCTTCCGCCGCCCGGCACGCCGATGTCCGACTATGGCGTGGTGGTGCTGACGCACGAGGCCGCGCACCAGTGGTTCGGCGATCTCGTGACGCTCGACTGGTGGGACGACGTGTGGATGAACGAATCGTTCGCGACGTACTTCGAGAACAAGACGAAGATTCTGTTTTTCCCCGATCGCTTCAGTTGGGTCGACGAAGTGAAGACCAAGTACGCGGTGATGTCGCGCGACCTGCGAAACACGTCGTTCCCGGTGCAGCCGAACTTCAACGACTGGGCATCGAATGATTTCGTGTTGAGCGCCAGTCCGTTCACGTACGACAAAGGCGGCATCGTGCTGAAGATGCTTGAGAACTATCTGGGCGATGGCGTGATGCGCAGAGGCCTGCAGTCGTATCTGGCCGACTACTCGCTCGGCAACTCGACGCCGAAGCGTCTGTGGGACGAGCTGGCGAAGGTGAGCGGCGAGCCGATGGTCGCCATCGGCGACAGCTTCGTGCGGCAAACGGGCGTGCCGCTGGTATCGCTCGATACGCAATGCGATCTGACGAGCAATCAGACGGTCGTCACGCTCAAGCAGTCGCCGTATCCGAACCAGAATCTGTATCCGGGCATTCAATGGACGGTGCCGTTGACGCTCGCTTATGGTGAAGGTCTCGCGCGGCGCAAGACGGTTGCGCTGAAGGACACGCAGATGCAGGTGCGCGTCAACGGCTGCTCGGCAGTCGTCGCGGACCCGAGCGGGCTCGATTACTACGTGACGAACTATGGCGACAACGCGTGGAGCCAGTTGCTCGCGCAGAGCAGCGCGTTGACCGATCCCGTGTTGCTGACCAACCTGCAGATGGAAGCGAAGATGCTCGTGAATTCGGGCCTGGCCAATCCTTCGCGCGCCACGACGATCGGCTCGATCACGCCGCCGGTCAGCGCGATGGCGCGCCGTCAGGTGCTGGTGACGCCGCAGGCAGAAACGGTTCGTCCGACGCTGCGTTATCAGGGCAAGCTGAAGCCGCGTAACAAGACGGAGTAA
- a CDS encoding LacI family DNA-binding transcriptional regulator: protein MHQAARGRRTGFTAGVFCDNPLTAKENVTFRMKKVSPTIRDVAGDAGVSVATVSKYINGAQRFSPPVEARLKEAIERLGYRSNPLARSMITGRTRTIGLAILDISNPHFTNVVKGANRVALQHDYTLLLVDTEENQARERSLIEALAQRVDGLIVNSRMPDEESQWMLELNKPLVLLRRSPGLPIPSVGIDNRLATYMLARHLLNLGHRHIAYLGFGQARINDERIRGARECLDEVGLTLDVHDAHAPTAQAGEQACSRVMLGPQRPQAVICYNDLIALGFMKEAASLGFKLPRDVSVTGIDNVPYGEYAAPALTTVDIQSEKMGELAMQKLIDGLAGHAEAEHSMFEPRLIVRESTAACG from the coding sequence ATTCATCAAGCCGCGAGAGGTCGGCGAACAGGTTTCACTGCAGGTGTTTTCTGCGACAATCCACTCACGGCAAAAGAAAACGTTACCTTCCGGATGAAAAAAGTTTCCCCAACGATTCGAGATGTCGCTGGTGACGCGGGCGTGTCGGTCGCGACCGTTTCCAAGTACATCAACGGCGCGCAGCGTTTCTCTCCCCCCGTCGAAGCGCGGCTCAAGGAAGCGATCGAGCGGCTCGGCTATCGTTCGAACCCGCTTGCGCGCTCGATGATCACGGGCCGCACGCGCACCATCGGGCTCGCGATCCTCGACATCAGCAATCCGCACTTCACGAACGTCGTGAAGGGCGCGAACCGCGTCGCGCTGCAGCACGACTACACGCTGCTGCTGGTCGACACCGAAGAAAACCAGGCGCGCGAGCGTTCGCTGATCGAGGCGCTGGCGCAACGTGTCGACGGTCTGATCGTCAACTCGCGGATGCCCGACGAAGAATCGCAGTGGATGCTCGAACTCAACAAGCCGCTCGTGCTGTTGCGGCGCAGTCCGGGCCTGCCGATTCCGAGCGTCGGCATCGACAACCGGCTCGCCACTTACATGCTCGCGCGTCATTTGCTGAACCTCGGGCACCGGCATATCGCGTATCTCGGCTTTGGCCAGGCGCGCATCAACGACGAGCGGATTCGCGGCGCGCGCGAGTGTCTCGACGAAGTCGGCCTCACGCTCGACGTGCACGACGCGCATGCACCCACTGCGCAAGCGGGCGAGCAAGCCTGCTCGCGCGTGATGCTCGGGCCGCAGCGGCCGCAGGCGGTGATCTGCTACAACGATCTGATCGCGCTCGGCTTCATGAAAGAGGCGGCGTCGCTCGGTTTCAAGCTGCCGCGCGACGTCTCCGTGACGGGCATCGACAACGTGCCGTATGGCGAGTACGCCGCGCCCGCGCTGACTACCGTCGACATCCAGAGCGAGAAGATGGGCGAACTGGCAATGCAGAAGCTGATCGACGGACTCGCAGGCCACGCGGAGGCCGAGCATTCGATGTTCGAGCCGCGTTTGATCGTGCGCGAGTCGACGGCCGCTTGCGGCTGA
- a CDS encoding NAD-dependent epimerase/dehydratase family protein has product MNETSAGSRKPFRRLLLTGAGGNLGRQLRDALAAWADIVRVSDIVPVSAAAAHEEASVVDLADRDAVMHMVEGVDAIVHLGGISIDAPFDDLIEANIRGTYNLYEAARKHGVKRVVFASSNHAIGFHPVTEVLDADAPQRPDSLYGVTKCFGESLSRYYFDRFGIETVCLRIGSSFEEPKNPRMLVTYLSYRDFIELVRCSLFTNRVGHAVVYGASDNPIKWWDNTKANFLGFRPRDSSTQFSDRFPVTSPTAEYDDPAQRFQGGMFVLGEPMERSA; this is encoded by the coding sequence ATGAACGAGACATCTGCTGGGTCGCGCAAACCGTTCCGCCGCCTGTTGCTGACGGGCGCGGGTGGCAATCTGGGCCGCCAGCTGCGCGATGCGCTGGCCGCCTGGGCCGACATCGTGCGCGTGAGCGACATCGTCCCGGTGAGCGCCGCGGCTGCGCACGAGGAAGCGAGCGTCGTCGATCTGGCGGACCGTGACGCCGTGATGCACATGGTCGAAGGCGTCGATGCGATCGTGCATCTGGGCGGCATTTCGATCGACGCGCCGTTCGACGATCTCATCGAAGCGAACATCCGCGGCACGTACAACCTGTACGAAGCCGCGCGCAAACATGGCGTGAAGCGCGTCGTGTTCGCCAGCTCGAATCATGCAATCGGCTTTCATCCCGTCACCGAAGTGCTCGACGCCGACGCGCCGCAACGCCCCGACAGCCTGTACGGCGTGACGAAATGCTTCGGCGAGTCGCTGTCGCGCTACTACTTCGACCGCTTCGGCATCGAGACCGTGTGCCTTCGTATCGGCTCGTCGTTCGAAGAACCGAAGAATCCGCGCATGCTCGTCACGTACCTGAGCTACCGCGACTTCATCGAACTCGTGCGCTGCTCACTGTTCACGAACCGTGTCGGCCATGCCGTCGTGTATGGCGCGTCGGACAACCCCATCAAGTGGTGGGACAACACGAAGGCGAATTTTCTCGGGTTCCGTCCGCGCGACAGCTCCACGCAGTTCTCGGACCGCTTCCCCGTCACGTCGCCGACAGCCGAATACGACGACCCGGCGCAACGCTTCCAGGGCGGCATGTTCGTGCTCGGCGAACCGATGGAGCGCAGCGCTTAA
- the cynR gene encoding transcriptional regulator CynR: MLLRHIRYFLAVAEHRNFTRAAEALHVSQPTLSQQIRQLEDTLRTQLLDRSGRTVQLTDAGVAWMRYAKLALQDLDAGVRAIHDVGELSRGNLRLAVTPTFTAYLVGPVIDRFYASHPGIAIEIQEMTQDQIEAQLADDKLDAGIAFEPVYAAEIESQPLFQETLSLVVGGGHARASRRKPLSAQDFAKEPLVLLNKAFATRRYIDEYCARHRVRPQVAIEVNSISAIVEIVRHGQLATVLPDGIAREHAELQPVPLDPPLPARTAALLQRKDAYRTAASKAFVQVLMESLER, from the coding sequence ATGCTGCTACGTCATATCCGCTACTTTCTGGCCGTCGCCGAGCACCGCAATTTCACGCGCGCCGCCGAGGCGCTGCACGTGTCGCAGCCCACGCTGTCGCAACAGATCAGGCAACTGGAAGACACACTGCGCACGCAGTTGCTCGACCGCTCGGGTCGAACGGTGCAACTGACGGATGCGGGCGTGGCATGGATGCGCTATGCAAAACTCGCGCTACAGGATCTCGATGCGGGCGTGAGAGCCATTCACGATGTCGGCGAGCTGAGCCGCGGCAATCTGCGTCTTGCCGTCACGCCGACGTTTACGGCATATCTGGTGGGGCCCGTCATCGATCGCTTCTATGCGTCGCATCCCGGCATCGCGATCGAGATTCAGGAAATGACGCAGGACCAGATCGAAGCGCAACTCGCCGACGACAAACTCGATGCCGGCATCGCGTTCGAGCCGGTGTACGCAGCGGAAATCGAAAGCCAGCCGCTGTTTCAGGAGACGCTGAGCCTCGTGGTCGGCGGCGGCCATGCGCGCGCGTCGCGTCGCAAGCCGCTTTCCGCGCAGGATTTTGCGAAAGAACCGTTGGTGCTGCTGAACAAGGCATTCGCGACGCGCCGCTATATCGACGAGTATTGCGCGCGGCATCGCGTTCGCCCGCAGGTTGCCATCGAGGTGAATTCGATCAGCGCAATCGTCGAGATCGTGCGTCACGGCCAGCTTGCGACCGTGCTGCCCGACGGGATCGCGCGCGAGCATGCCGAACTGCAGCCCGTGCCGCTCGATCCGCCGCTGCCCGCGCGCACGGCCGCGCTGCTGCAGCGTAAGGACGCGTATCGCACGGCGGCGAGCAAGGCGTTCGTGCAGGTGTTGATGGAGAGTCTGGAGCGCTGA
- a CDS encoding EAL domain-containing protein, whose amino-acid sequence MNLLIAAGYLIVFAPRRLLLSAVRRALRHGQLHIVYQPVVEIATRRMTGVEALIRWTHPKWGAVSPSAFMTEVESSSLLASVTRFALQRATEGITQKTDIRPLRVAVNIAPMDLERKEFVADARSAAQPGHPVRSRLFLPAPRARLATLRRYQPQPAHDENTRHALSISGVTRALHVQRPRSLKLG is encoded by the coding sequence GTGAATCTGCTGATTGCGGCTGGATACCTGATCGTCTTTGCGCCGCGCCGCCTGCTGCTTTCAGCCGTGCGCCGCGCGCTCAGGCATGGGCAATTGCATATCGTGTATCAACCCGTGGTCGAGATCGCCACGCGCCGCATGACGGGCGTCGAGGCGTTGATACGCTGGACACATCCGAAATGGGGCGCCGTGAGCCCCAGTGCGTTCATGACGGAAGTGGAAAGCAGCAGCCTGCTGGCGAGCGTCACCCGCTTTGCGCTGCAACGCGCGACAGAGGGCATCACGCAAAAGACGGACATCCGCCCATTGCGCGTCGCCGTCAACATCGCGCCAATGGATCTGGAGCGCAAGGAATTCGTCGCGGACGCACGAAGCGCTGCGCAGCCTGGGCATCCCGTTCGGTCAAGGCTATTTCTACCAGCGCCCCGTGCCCGTCTCGCAACTCTTCGTAGATACCAGCCGCAACCCGCTCACGACGAAAACACGCGTCACGCCTTGAGCATTTCAGGCGTAACGCGTGCGCTTCACGTTCAAAGGCCGAGATCGCTCAAGCTGGGGTGA
- a CDS encoding carbonic anhydrase: protein MQEIIDGFLKFQRDVFPARKELFRKLATSQTPRTLFISCSDSRMVPELVTQREPGDLFVIRNAGNIVPSFGPEPGGVSATVEYAVAALGVTDVVICGHSDCGAMTAVATCKCLDHMPAVANWLRYADSAKLVNESRDHASEHERIDSMVRENVIAQLNNLKTHPSVALALAQGRLKLHGWVYDIESGSIDALDSKTRQFVSLAEHPDVNATREECVAAF from the coding sequence ATGCAAGAGATCATCGACGGTTTTCTGAAGTTTCAGCGCGACGTCTTTCCGGCGCGCAAAGAGTTGTTCCGCAAGCTGGCTACCAGCCAGACGCCGCGAACGCTATTCATCTCGTGTTCGGACAGCCGGATGGTGCCCGAACTGGTCACGCAACGTGAACCGGGCGACCTGTTCGTGATCCGCAATGCCGGCAACATCGTGCCTTCGTTTGGGCCGGAGCCGGGTGGGGTGTCGGCCACGGTCGAGTATGCGGTGGCCGCGCTGGGCGTCACCGACGTCGTGATCTGCGGCCATTCGGATTGCGGCGCGATGACGGCGGTTGCAACGTGCAAGTGCCTCGATCACATGCCCGCCGTCGCAAACTGGCTGCGCTACGCCGATTCGGCGAAGCTCGTCAACGAATCGCGCGATCATGCAAGCGAGCATGAACGTATCGACTCGATGGTGCGTGAGAACGTGATCGCGCAGCTCAACAATCTCAAGACTCATCCGTCCGTGGCGCTGGCGCTCGCGCAGGGCCGCCTGAAGCTGCATGGCTGGGTCTATGACATCGAATCCGGTTCCATCGATGCACTCGACAGCAAGACACGTCAGTTCGTTTCGCTGGCCGAGCATCCGGATGTCAACGCGACGCGTGAGGAATGTGTCGCAGCGTTTTGA